The Streptomyces nitrosporeus genome includes a window with the following:
- a CDS encoding RDD family protein: MDNRQAIGSWLSGPRAAAEEMGADFGYRGQRLGLPQEGPGSVAPLGRRFGALFIDWAGCMLIAYGLLARGDQQAAGNWALGIFLVLSLLTVTAVGSTPGKRLCGLRVIAENGGRLGIGRVLLRTVLLLLVIPALVWDRDSRGLHDRLSRSVQVRI; encoded by the coding sequence GTGGACAACAGGCAAGCAATCGGATCGTGGCTCTCCGGCCCCCGCGCGGCCGCAGAGGAGATGGGCGCCGACTTCGGTTACCGGGGGCAGCGCCTCGGCCTGCCGCAGGAGGGCCCGGGCTCGGTGGCGCCCCTCGGGCGGCGTTTCGGCGCCCTCTTCATCGACTGGGCCGGCTGCATGCTGATCGCATACGGGCTGCTCGCTCGTGGTGACCAGCAGGCGGCCGGGAACTGGGCACTCGGCATCTTCCTCGTGCTCAGCCTGCTCACCGTCACGGCGGTCGGCTCCACCCCCGGCAAGCGCCTCTGCGGCCTGAGGGTCATCGCGGAGAACGGCGGCCGGCTCGGCATCGGCCGGGTCCTCCTGCGTACGGTCCTGCTCCTGCTGGTCATCCCGGCGCTGGTCTGGGACCGCGACAGCCGCGGCCTCCACGACCGCCTCTCGCGCTCCGTCCAGGTCCGTATCTGA
- the lipB gene encoding lipoyl(octanoyl) transferase LipB codes for MSELRFVRVGFGEQAVDYQKAWDMQREVHAARFEDTVPDTCLLLEHPPVYTAGRRTADSERPLDGTPVIDVDRGGKITWHGPGQLVGYPIQKLPRPVDVVAHVRRLEEALIRASAEFGVETSRVEGRSGVWVLGDPVGERPSSGGLSLDFDPRLHDEEFDARLNGPEYAPSNAGQRREDRKLAAIGIRVAKGVTMHGFSFNVNPDNTWFDRIVPCGIRDAGVTSLAYELGRDITIADVLPVVEKHLREVLEGAELAPRAVEGGRAAPAPA; via the coding sequence GTGAGCGAGCTGCGGTTCGTCCGAGTGGGATTCGGCGAACAGGCCGTCGACTACCAGAAGGCCTGGGACATGCAGCGGGAGGTGCACGCCGCCCGCTTCGAGGACACCGTCCCGGACACCTGTCTGCTCCTGGAGCACCCGCCCGTCTACACCGCGGGGCGGCGTACCGCCGACAGCGAGCGTCCGCTGGACGGCACCCCGGTCATCGACGTGGACCGCGGCGGGAAGATCACCTGGCACGGTCCCGGACAGCTCGTGGGCTATCCGATCCAGAAGCTGCCGCGCCCGGTCGACGTGGTCGCCCATGTGCGCCGTCTGGAGGAGGCGCTGATCCGCGCCTCGGCGGAGTTCGGTGTGGAGACCTCCCGGGTCGAGGGGCGCAGTGGTGTCTGGGTGCTGGGCGACCCGGTCGGGGAACGGCCGTCGTCCGGCGGGCTCTCGCTCGACTTCGACCCCCGTCTGCACGACGAGGAGTTCGACGCACGTCTGAACGGCCCCGAGTACGCGCCGTCCAACGCGGGCCAGCGCCGTGAGGACCGCAAGCTGGCGGCGATCGGCATCCGGGTCGCCAAGGGCGTGACGATGCACGGCTTCTCCTTCAACGTGAACCCGGACAACACCTGGTTCGACCGGATCGTGCCGTGCGGCATCCGGGACGCGGGCGTCACCTCGCTCGCCTACGAGCTGGGCCGCGACATCACGATCGCGGACGTCCTTCCGGTCGTGGAGAAGCACCTGCGGGAGGTCCTGGAGGGCGCGGAACTCGCGCCCCGCGCCGTGGAGGGCGGCCGGGCCGCCCCGGCCCCCGCCTGA
- a CDS encoding DUF4191 domain-containing protein produces MARKAKSEGADSAENAGRLKQIALTYKMTRRSDPKVGLVVAGVGIVTFGVFLAIGFLIGHPIYAGILGFVLAFLAMAIIFGRRAERAAFGQMEGQPGAAAAVLDRVGRGWTTTPAVAMNRSQDVIHRAVGKAGIVLVAEGNPNRVKSLLAAEKKRMARIVVDVPVHDIIVGDGEGQVPLKKVRTTMLKLPRVLTGPQVTSANDRLRAMGDLMSNMPLPKGPMPKGMRMPRGGKMR; encoded by the coding sequence ATGGCGAGGAAGGCAAAATCTGAAGGCGCGGACAGCGCCGAGAACGCAGGGCGGCTCAAGCAGATCGCCCTGACCTACAAGATGACCAGGCGGAGCGACCCCAAGGTGGGTCTTGTCGTCGCGGGTGTGGGAATCGTCACCTTCGGTGTCTTCCTCGCGATCGGTTTCCTGATCGGTCACCCCATCTACGCGGGCATCCTGGGCTTCGTGCTGGCCTTCCTCGCGATGGCCATCATCTTCGGCCGGCGTGCCGAGCGTGCCGCCTTCGGGCAGATGGAGGGGCAGCCGGGCGCCGCGGCGGCCGTGCTGGACCGGGTGGGCCGCGGCTGGACCACCACTCCGGCGGTCGCGATGAACCGCAGCCAGGACGTCATCCACCGTGCGGTCGGCAAGGCGGGCATCGTGCTGGTGGCGGAGGGCAACCCGAACCGGGTGAAGAGCCTGCTGGCCGCGGAGAAGAAGCGGATGGCGCGCATCGTGGTGGACGTGCCGGTGCACGACATCATCGTCGGCGACGGCGAGGGGCAGGTGCCGCTGAAGAAGGTGCGCACCACCATGCTGAAGCTCCCGCGGGTCCTGACCGGCCCGCAGGTCACCTCGGCCAACGACCGGCTGCGGGCGATGGGGGACCTGATGAGCAACATGCCGCTGCCGAAGGGGCCCATGCCGAAGGGCATGCGGATGCCGCGCGGCGGGAAGATGCGCTGA
- the lipA gene encoding lipoyl synthase — protein sequence MSAVAPDGRKMLRLEVRNSQTPIERKPEWIKTRAKMGPEYNQLQKLVKSEGLHTVCQEAGCPNIFECWEDREATFLIGGDQCTRRCDFCQIDTGKPQALDRDEPRRVGESVVTMDLNYATITGVARDDLEDGGAWLYAETVRRIHALTAGRADGATKVELLIPDFNAVPEQLAEVFSSRPEVLAHNVETVPRIFKRIRPGFRYERSLEVITRAREAGLVTKSNLILGMGETREEVSEALKDLYDAGCELITITQYLRPTPRHHPVERWVKPHEFVELKDEADAIGYSGVMSGPLVRSSYRAGRLFQQAMDRRAETAEASPAAAGAV from the coding sequence GTGTCCGCTGTCGCACCCGACGGGCGCAAGATGCTGCGCCTGGAGGTCCGGAACAGCCAGACCCCCATCGAGCGCAAGCCCGAGTGGATCAAGACCCGGGCGAAGATGGGCCCCGAGTACAACCAGTTGCAGAAACTCGTGAAGAGCGAGGGTCTGCACACCGTGTGCCAGGAGGCCGGCTGCCCCAACATCTTCGAGTGCTGGGAGGACCGGGAGGCCACCTTCCTCATCGGCGGCGACCAGTGCACCCGGCGCTGCGACTTCTGCCAGATCGACACGGGCAAGCCGCAGGCGCTGGACCGGGACGAGCCCCGTCGCGTCGGCGAGTCCGTCGTCACGATGGACCTGAACTACGCCACCATCACCGGCGTCGCCCGTGACGACCTGGAGGACGGCGGGGCCTGGCTGTACGCGGAGACGGTCCGCCGGATCCACGCGCTGACGGCCGGCCGGGCGGACGGCGCGACCAAGGTCGAGCTGCTGATCCCGGACTTCAACGCGGTCCCCGAGCAGCTCGCCGAGGTCTTCTCCTCCCGCCCCGAGGTGCTCGCGCACAACGTCGAGACGGTGCCCCGCATCTTCAAGCGGATCCGCCCCGGTTTCCGGTACGAGCGCTCCCTCGAGGTCATCACCCGCGCCCGCGAGGCCGGCCTGGTGACGAAGTCCAACCTGATCCTCGGCATGGGCGAGACCCGTGAAGAGGTCAGCGAGGCGCTCAAGGACCTGTACGACGCCGGGTGCGAGCTGATCACCATCACGCAGTACCTGCGGCCCACGCCGCGGCACCACCCCGTCGAACGCTGGGTGAAGCCGCACGAGTTCGTGGAGCTGAAGGACGAGGCCGACGCGATCGGCTACTCCGGTGTGATGTCGGGGCCGCTGGTGCGTTCCTCGTACCGCGCGGGCCGTCTCTTCCAGCAGGCCATGGACCGGCGCGCCGAGACCGCCGAGGCGTCCCCGGCGGCCGCCGGGGCTGTGTGA